Proteins from one Cicer arietinum cultivar CDC Frontier isolate Library 1 chromosome 3, Cicar.CDCFrontier_v2.0, whole genome shotgun sequence genomic window:
- the LOC101506610 gene encoding flowering locus K homology domain, which produces MAEVEQNAVEFETQEIVEAEQDETQVEVPAVEVPVVVEPEKKWPGWPGESVFRMLVPAQKVGGIIGRKGEFIKKIVEETRARVKILDGPPGTSERAVMVSGKDEPGSSLPPAVDGLLRVHKRLIDGLEGDLVHAPSGVAGKVSTKFLVPASQAGSLIGKQGGTVKSIQEASNCIVRVLGAEDLPAFALQDDRVVEVVGDSTGVHKAVEMIASHLKKFLVDRSIIPIFEMNMQMANPHHVEHMPHHVEHMPPPHQSWGPPQGLPPNAGGGPGFVPTPQFMPPPRQVDNYYPPAEMPPPLDKQPHHGISAYGRDASIGVHASSNTQSAPSMVTQITQQIQVPLSYADAVIGTAGTNISYIRRASGATVTIQETRGVPGEMTVEISGTASQVQTAQQLIQNFMAEAAAPAQPQTGGPTADQGYNSYPAHSSVYASPPANPGHAGGYGSVYGANYGY; this is translated from the exons ATGGCTGAGGTTGAACAGAACGCAGTTGAATTTGAGACACAGGAGATAGTTGAGGCGGAACAAGATGAAACGCAGGTTGAGGTTCCGGCTGTCGAGGTGCCCGTTGTTGTTGAGCCGGAGAAGAAATGGCCAGGGTGGCCCGGTGAGAGTGTGTTTAGAATGTTGGTTCCTGCTCAGAAAGTTGGAGGTATAATTGGACGTAAAGGagagtttattaaaaaaattgtggaaGAGACGCGTGCTCGTGTTAAAATTCTTGATGGTCCTCCTGGAACTTCAGAAAGGGCT GTAATGGTATCGGGTAAAGATGAGCCCGGTTCTTCTCTTCCACCTGCTGTGGATGGCTTATTGAGGGTTCATAAACGGTTAATTGATGGGTTAGAAGGTGATTTAGTCCATGCCCCTTCAGGTGTGGCCGGTAAGGTTTCTACAAAATTTCTAGTGCCAGCCTCACAAGCAGGAAGTTTAATTGGGAAGCAAGGAGGAACTGTCAAATCTATCCAAGAAGCATCAAATTGTATAGTTAGAGTTCTTGGAGCAG AAGACTTGCCTGCGTTTGCCCTTCAAGATGACAGGGTGGTTGAAGTAGTAGGGGATTCTACTGGAGTGCACAAGGCAGTAGAGATGATTGCATCCCACCTTAAGAAATTTTTAGTTGATCGCAGTATAATTCCAATTTTTGAAATGAAT ATGCAAATGGCTAATCCCCATCATGTGGAGCACATGCCCCATCACGTGGAGCACATGCCACCACCCCACCAATCATGGGGCCCACCTCAGGGTCTCCCACCAAATGCTGGTGGAGGTCCTGGTTTTGTACCTACTCCTCAATTCATGCCACCTCCGCGACAAGTTGATAATTATTATCCACCAGCTGAAATGCCTCCTCCATTGGACAAACAGCCCCATCACGGTATATCCGCCTATGGAAGAGATGCTTCAATTGGTGTTCATGCATCTTCAAATACCCAGTCTGCACCTTCCATGGTCACACAG ATCACACAGCAAATCCAAGTTCCTCTATCTTATGCCGATGCTGTTATTGGAACAGCTGGAACAAATATAAGCTACATCAGAAGAGCTAGTGGAGCCACTGTTACCATACAAGAAACAAGAGGAGTTCCTGGGGAGATGACAGTTGAAATAAGTGGCACTGCTTCTCAAGTCCAAACAGCACAGCAACTGATACAG AATTTTATGGCCGAAGCTGCAGCACCAGCGCAGCCACAAACAGGTGGGCCCACCGCAGACCAAGGATACAATTCTTACCCTGCTCACAGTTCTGTATATGCATCTCCGCCTGCCAATCCAGGACATGCTGGAGGCTATGGTTCAGTTTATGGTGCAAACTATGGGTATTAA
- the LOC101506946 gene encoding myosin-binding protein 1, with amino-acid sequence MATKGISSSFSTRVTTALASALLEWLLILFLFISAVFSYVITKFAGYCKLKVPCLFCSRLDHVLGKEKSGYYLDLICSRHKSEISSLVFCRTHDNLVNIQGVCETCLLSSATIDKTNAETSQLLVGESREESDSVFDQDPLLGEFNNARHCSCCSEQCLLNGYGQNLLFSKSIRSRDADFDASDYVGNDLYEKRSAKTFVLVRDAYLRNDQADPLSRVGYTELKITSDTESEYEVRLSDDDGISIPVPGKDDTKEHVRVPIEHIEPHHVDSNEDPTFRKPGTSAFVLEPILSESGTQVENTDICGIKTATETVRSGDGVDELEWQQIERSDVCPSPSEPISFNDVPALLNKTEGPVEVSKENYNFGADEEGQTSERRPTMDWEENIKSGNKLITSEAGLEPTPNLLDLGDAYKLAVSNRGRQLSGILAEHWLGKDSLRVNENLKILLSQFSATRGTDLSFNDISPRLSINSEEAKSSDVSNSTGMQILQKMISLERNESGLSLDGSIVSEIEGESLVDKLKRQVDHDRKLMSALYKELEEERNASAIAANQALAMITRLQEEKAALHMEALQYLRMMDEQSEYEMEALQKANDLLAEKEKEIEELEAKVEFYREKYSDESVLENMVAKNSEMNVKDIGLDHSQCTFIEKDESVPGKSNSNIDDKADILLKSLEEINIQSAQSSQMEFQDEKLYIFQRLKKLEKQVYFFLNTHPAQDNWPKSENVVKEYPENSEKLDNNLLAEDSVSSFKLNSDAMVDDPSSEKPHVCNQNGELEYYGHGSPVLRGNNGLATTGSLVSDFIERLQALEADRSFLEHTINLLSEGGEGLKLLQEIADRLQQLRRIGIREIDQPVA; translated from the exons ATGGCTACCAAAGGAATTTCATCTTCTTTCTCCACAAGAGTTACCACAGCCTTGGCTTCAGCTTTGCTTGAATGGTTGCTTAtccttttcctttttattaGTGCTGTTTTttcttatgttattacaaagtTTGCTGGTTATTGCAAATTGAAAGTGCCGTGCTTGTTCTGCTCGAGGCTAGATCATGTGTTAGGCAAGGAAAAAAGTGGATACTATTTGGACTTGATTTGTAGTCGTCATAAATCTGAGATTTCGTCTTTAGTTTTTTGTCGTACACATGATAATCTTGTAAACATTCAAGGAGTCTGTGAAACTTGTCTCTTATCTTCTGCAACCATCGATAAGACCAATGCTGAGACTTCCCAGTTATTGGTTGGTGAATCGAGGGAAGAATCTGACTCCGTATTTGATCAAGATCCATTACTTGGTGAATTTAATAATGCTAGACACTGTTCTTGTTGTAGTGAACAATGCCTTTTAAATGGTTATGGTCAAAATTTGTTATTCAGCAAGTCAATTCGGTCTAGGGATGCTGATTTTGATGCATCAGATTATGTTGGAAATGATTTGTATGAGAAAAGAAGTGCCAAGACATTTGTATTGGTTAGAGATGCATACCTGAGAAATGATCAGGCAGATCCTTTGTCCCGTGTAGGTTACACAGAACTCAAGATTACTTCTGATACTGAGTCTGAATATGAAGTTCGCTTATCAGATGACGATGGTATAAGTATACCAGTTCCCGGAAAAGATGATACCAAGGAACATGTAAGAGTTCCAATTGAACATATAGAGCCTCACCATGTTGATTCAAATGAGGATCCGACATTCAGGAAGCCCGGGACTTCAGCTTTTGTACTTGAGCCAATATTGTCAGAATCAGGAACGCAAgtagaaaatacagatatttgTGGTATTAAAACTGCAACAGAAACAGTGCGAAGTGGGGATGGTGTGGACGAACTTGAATGGCAGCAGATTGAAAGAAGTGATGTTTGTCCCTCCCCAAGCGAGCCTATTTCCTTCAACGACGTTCCTGcattattaaataaaacagAAGGACCTGTTGAAGTATCAAAGGAAAACT ATAATTTTGGAGCTGATGAAGAGGGACAAACGTCTGAGCGAAGACCCACCATGGACTGGGAAGAAAACATTAAGTCGGGCAATAAGCTAATAACATCTGAAGCAGGTTTAGAACCAACCCCTAATTTGCTGGATCTTGGTGATGCTTATAAGCTGGCTGTCAGTAATAGAGGAAGACAGTTGTCTGGTATTCTTGCAGAACATTGGCTTGGGAAAGATTCCTTGAGAGTTAATGAAAATTTGAAGATACTGTTGTCACAATTCTCTGCCACTCGAGGGACTGATCTGTCTTTTAATGATATCAGTCCTAGATTGTCTATAAATAGCGAAGAAGCAAAGAGTTCTGATGTTTCTAACTCTACTGGGATGCAGATACTTCAAAAAATGATTTCGCTTGAGCGAAATGAGTCTGGTTTGTCTCTGGATGGAAGCATTGTCAGCGAAATTGAAGGAGAAAGTCTGGTTGACAAGCTTAAAAGACAAGTTGATCATGACAGGAAACTTATGAGTGCTTTGTATAAAGAGCTGGAGGAAGAAAGAAATGCTTCTGCGATTGCTGCAAATCAAGCTTTAGCCATGATCACTAGACTGCAGGAAGAAAAGGCAGCATTACATATGGAAGCCTTGCAGTACTTACGGATGATGGATGAGCAGTCAGAATATGAAATGGAAGCTTTGCAAAAAGCTAATGACCTTCTTGCTGAGAAGGAGAAGGAGATAGAAGAATTGGAAGCAAAGGTCGAGTTTTATAGGGAAAAATACTCCGATGAATCAGTGTTGGAGAACATGGTGGCAAAAAACTCTGAAATGAATGTAAAAGATATTGGATTGGATCATTCACAATGTACTTTCATTGAAAAGGATGAAAGTGTCCCCGGAAAATCAAATTCTAATATCGACGACAAAGCTGACATTCTACTCAAGTCTTTGGAGGAAATCAATATTCAATCTGCACAAAGTTCACAAATGGAATTTCAAGATGAAAAGCTATATATTTTCCAACGTTTGAAGAAGTTAGAGAAGCAAGTATACTTTTTCCTCAATACTCACCCGGCTCAGGATAATTGGCCAAAGTCTGAAAATGTTGTAAAGGAATACCCAGAAAACTCTGAAAAGTTGGACAATAATCTTCTAGCCGAAGATTCTGTTTCTTCGTTTAAATTAAATTCAGATGCCATGGTTGATGATCCCTCATCCGAGAAACCTCATGTTTGCAACCAAAATGGTGAACTTGAATACTATGGACATGGCTCCCCTGTTCTACGTGGAAATAATGGTTTAGCTACTACGGGAAGTTTAGTTTCAGATTTTATTGAAAGGTTACAAGCACTTGAGGCAGACCGTAGTTTCCTTGAGCATACAATAAACTTATTGAGTGAAGGAGGTGAAGGACTTAAATTATTGCAGGAAATAGCTGATCGTCTGCAACAATTACGCAGGATCGGGATAAGAGAAATAGATCAACCTGTTGCTTGA